From a single Lolium rigidum isolate FL_2022 chromosome 7, APGP_CSIRO_Lrig_0.1, whole genome shotgun sequence genomic region:
- the LOC124673660 gene encoding uncharacterized protein LOC124673660, which yields MENLIGMAPPPPEDPKERAPAGAPFDWIWLNFGQCPEGANRDTIRTYTCVYLWYMISRTLFPDSGGKLAHWCWLKALKVLEHRWSRGTAALAYLYRQLDETCHRTGSGGIGGCLLLLSVWSWDRLSVGRPRILNERPWHHHRNNLDREPTWAYLWDNVSEMTSDPKIMYMHYTEELDTLTAEQGCPPQWQDTDHTLHSNYLQWFHQSTRIELVKPAYDDDILDDPIEFDEVAQRFAGIVDSGQAWAVPEKYLIDHSSPSYAHIKVNIGYNKKITSSHQSAELAGRQRGVFFFGVELVTKHVHAVQRYSETVMAKDCIALEVVWIPPQGNFEPV from the exons ATGGAGAaccttattggcatggctcctccgccgccagaagATCCAAAGGAGAGAGCTCCCGCCGGTGCACCTTTCGATTGGATTTGGCTTAACTTTGGACAATGCCCGGAAGGGGCCAACAGGGACACTATCAGGACGTACACCTGCGTGTACTtgtggtacatgatttcgaggactctctttcctgacagtggtgggaagctggcccattggtgttggctcaaggcgcttaaggtgttggagcaccggtggagtaggggaacagcggcacttgcctacctctaccggcag ttggacgaaactTGTCACAGGACTGGGAGCGGTGGTATTGGTGGATgtttgctcctactttccgtatggagctgggaccgcctatcagttgggcggcccaggatactcaacgagaggccatggcATCATCACCGGAACAAccttgatcgggagcccacttgggcatacctttgggacaatgtctccgagatgacgagcgatccaaagatcatgtacatgcactacactgaggagttggacactcttaccgctgagcag gggtgcccacctcagtggcaagacacggaccacacgcttcatag caactatctccaatggtttcatcaaagcacgcgtatcgagttagtgaaacccgcgtatgatgacgacatcttggatgaccccatcgagttcgatgaggttgcgcaaa GATTTGCCGGAATAGTTGACTCCGGGCAAGCATGGGCGGTTCCTGAG AAATATCTGATCGATCACAGTAGCCCCTCTTATGCCCACATCAAAGTCAACATAGGTTACAACAAGAAGATAACATCAAGTCATCAGTCCGCTGAACTGGCGGGCAGGCAGAGA GGTGTCTTTTTCTTCGGTGTTGAATTGGTGACCAAACATGTTCACGCGGTGCAGCGCT ATTCAGAGACTGTCATGGCCAAAGATTGTATAGCTTTGGAAGTAGTTTGGATACCTCCACAAGGCAACTTCGAGCCTGTATAG